tcatctcaaaatgttCACCAAAATAATGTTAGAGAATAGATATGACCTGCGAATCATCACTAGTAATTAGAGATGTCCATCGGCCAAGGCACGGGGCAAGGGATGCCTCTCCCCTATCCCATTCTCCATCCCTACAAATTTTCCTGTTGGAACAAGGTGGGTATTCCGTAGGGATTGGGTTTCCCGCGGGAAAATATTCCCCCTTTggttttgataaataaagaaacaaacaagGTATTTTTCctattagaaaacaaaatttgtgtcATCCTTCAATGATCGTTTTCACTGACTGAAACCatgaaaaatagttataatcattcaatttttttcctgAAAAATATCTTGTAAACTGTGTCATTGTATTACTCGCATAAGCAGAGGATAAAATGGGGAACGAGGTTACCACATTCTTAGAATATATCGGTAAAGGTGCATGAAGGCCATGACCAAGAGTGTTGGATGTCATCCCTAAGGTAGCCTCAAGGTGCTATAATTTGTTGTTGAAGCTCTTCTAATTGATGGTGAGTCATACTCAAAGAAGAGGCAGAAGCTTGCATATTAGGGTTGGAATGTGTTGAAGATTCACCAACCACAAATGTTGAGTGAATTTAAGGATTCCTAATCTCGGGATAATAACTAGGGTTTGCAAAAGAAGCAGTGTGTAGCAGCGCATACAGATTCGACTCTAGAAGTAGCAAGTGACTGAATGGAATTAGGTGGCAGTACATGGAGCGGCACACTTTAGTGGCATTACAAGTTACAAATGAAAGACAAGGGAGACAGAAAAGGGTTGGCCGACGTGATTTGAACTAAGCTAGTTTAGAGGTTTCCGACCACTATGTGTGGAGCTCCAATGGCGGCACATAGAGGCATGGATGACGGAAAGGGTGACAGAATCACATTGGCCGACATTTTCTAAAGGCACCGAAACCACTCATATCCATGGTAGTGTTTATCCGAGCATCAATGACGACGACGCTAATACTGGTGGTTGTCTCCTTTCTTTGGTCTCCATCAAGAATTGTGTGGTCTAGGGTTCAATCAATATCTTACTCTGATATCATATCAACAAATAAAGACGAATAATGAACACAAGATCTACGTGGAAACCCTATAGTACAAGGAGAAAAACcatgatatatatgtatttttttttattattttctaataatcatAAGATACATAAAATTGaggaaaatttataaacatgtGTCTAATTAAAGGTAATTAAAGGAATAAAAAACTAAGGTAAAGTAAATATTACCTATCCATAGGCTTTCATCATGACGTGAGCCCATTATTTCTAAGTGTTTCTTTACATATACtaataaaacttaaacaaatttcTAAACTATTATATAATATGCCTTGTAGTTAGAAGGTGAcataaatgaatgaatacCACATTCGAATGAAAAGGAttcaaaagatatatatgaaagttatgattaataaagatttaaaagaGAATGGAAATTGTATACTAATAAAATGTACATTTCTATCCGATAACtcaattataaaaactttaaagttAAACATACTTAGGTTTGAGCAATCATATATTAAATGACCTTctcaaacaaatttcaaaatttttcaagaTACGTATGAGTAAAGAGCATTGCTCTAGAACTACCATAAAGTTACACAATTCCACctatactaattaatttatattaacaattaaaatatattgattatctaataatcatttttatcaaaatttaaactctaaTTTCTTTGGTGGTGATTCGAATTTTATGAACTCTAGACGGATAAAGAACAATTAATAAtactttaattattagttttattatgTTGTTCATAACCTTCCAAGTTGACTTTCATTTCAATTAAcatcttcatatatataatacattttaggcCATCtcttacattttatatatgaaaatatatagttgGATCCAACCCTTaaacaacattattatttattcctTTTAATGAACTAACATCTTTGGGAAGTTGAATATTCACTTCACCATACTCAATAAAAGCATAAAACCTAAGTTCTACCACACCACACTACCCTTTgtaaagaatatttaaattttaaagttaaaaggtaAAGATTCGAACCTACTCCACGTGACAATCAACTTAGTCATTTATgatcatgttttttttctttttatcattagGTCAATCCATAATGGCCGTGTTATGATGAAACTTAGTTTATGTTTGTCGATCTAAACATTGttcaattggtttttttttccttgaatACAACAAgtatagaatatgaaaattgaggTTTCTAACGACCCTTGTGAAAAATGAGTATAAAGAATTACTATGTTCGTATTAGCTGAGAATTACTAACTTaagtagatatatatatatatatatatatatatatatatatatatatatatatatatatatatatatatattcttaaccCGAAATGTAATTCAACTAAAACCCTACAtggagaatttttttattgaaaacgagaggggagagagagagagagagttgtAGTCATTTAACAAAACAGTGCCTCATTGCtttaagaaaagttaaagGAACATTTGGAGGATTATTGTGTGGTGTTGATTGCAAGAAAATAGTATGAAGAACCAATAAAGGTGGAAGAAGGGCCTTCCCACTATCATTTCAACAAACTtccattttaaattcaaatagtGATAGTGACTAAATATGAACCCTAACATTTTATATACTCCTTTTATATTGCACTactattactttttcttttttggtttggaGCATAAGAAAagatacttttaaaaagaaaaaatagaataaggGTAAACCAGGGCTGCCTCAATGATGAGCAAATAGAGTATCGTGTCGGAAGTTGACGGTAGGAGAGCATTAAATCACACAACGACTCGTTTCAAAGAAACTTAATCCGATGGATTATATAGTAAACTTGGTTATATCGATCCTTTAAAACTTTGCTTTGCTTGTCACCTTGAGTCGTGGAAacctaacaaattaaaatcaatattaattagagATGAAATAGTATTATTGGAATTTGAATGCATTGTATATTGTCTTATGTTGTGCTCAATTTATTGgaatgttttgaatttgttatatgGTGGTTCCAATGATAAGGAACAACACTGACTCGTAACCCTATTTAGAATTTGTATCTGACACAATTAGATCTtagaatctaaaataatgCACTATATAAACTCTTCATCCCTAAATGCGCTATTGTTCTATATTATGTGACATTctctttaataaattaaaaattttcttcttctatatcCTATAGATATAACTAACACATTGTTAACGAGCCAAGTAAATCTGTTTATTGATTCTCTATTCTTTACGTTAACtatattctttatttgttgatttcgTAACATCAATCATTATAGAAATtcgaaaaacaaaagatgatagacttataatatattaatattatagaGAAATTGGAATGGATAACCATTtcagcaataataattaaggatataacaaaattttaaaaaaattgcaaatatagcaaaactatcactgatagacttgtatcgttgATACACTTCGTAtaatctatcagtgatagaccaatatttgcaacatggtctatcgttgatagactcatatcattgatagaatttgacaaatttttgctatatttgcaaattttttaaagtgttgctatatacttaattattttgaatctaattactaaatttacAACTACCCCTTAATTATATTACTACTCCAACAAAGATGGATGTTAAAAATTAGGGAGACCAAAATTTCCATAAACAAAGAATGtcaaataacaaatgaaaGTAATACTAATTCTCACTcataaaacttcattttatatatctaaactttaatatttttactagTCCATATACTCATTTTTTAGTCAAGAAGCATTTCTTTAtcccaaacaaaattattataagataACGTTTGATCTCACTATTATACGCCGAtttctaaattcaataaagAAGTCTTTCAATGAACTTAATCTTTAAagaatatttacaatttttcgaGTAGGGAAtgcaaatttctttttcttttacctataaatttcattaattttttcattggTCAAACAagcaataaataattaaacatacatatagaccattctttcattttttagaacTCTTCAATGTGTTATTGAAACttcataaactttaaaaaggaGTCAAAGTGGTATGTTTGATTCCTTTTGAAGAagaacatataatatatacacacacacatatatatagtatagtATAGAGAGGCTAATAGGGCATAGAAGAGACAACTGTTATTGTCTtgtcaaacaaataaacaaaagaaagtcTTCTCTTTTAAAACCACTATTAGGAATATTCCATTTAGATTAGATTACTATTTAAATtgcatttttccttttccctttgTGGATTAATATGaccacacacacatatatatatagaaagagagaggggGTTGAGTATTGGATGCTCGACTTTTTACATGCcaagtttaaagtttaaacttctttttctcaattaggTTGATTAAAGGAAAGATTAATTCTTTTAGATGATCATTCAAAATAATGTTTAGTGTGGTAGAATGAAGATCAGAACACTTCCATATTTTATTGAAGTTCTTGtaacaaaaagtaaataagtGCTTCTTATTACTCTTCCACTCCAAATATTgctataataaaatgtattaaGTCAATCTACAGATAATTGAGTTAGGTCAATACCACTAAGTCAAATTTACAAGGAGTTAGTCACAATAGTCTactctttgtttatttatttttgtccataaaacacaaaaaaacgACCAAACTACTTCTcgagattttattatttagctttgttcttttcttaaaagaatgTTATTACTAATCCATTTCTATATCCTTATAGCTTGTGTAAATGCAATCATTAACCcaagatattaaaaagaaaacttagcCTACTTAGTAGGACCTTtagtatatatgtgtatgtatatgtataaatataaagtgaCTTATGagataattttatatcaatttaagagctatttttaaatacaataaaatgaataaaaaaatttacaaaatattatggTTTATTTATAATGGACTACAATATGTCTATCAAATACAAATAGACTTGGTGACTATTTTGATCAATTGTGGtctaatttcttatatttgtaaatatttttttaaaaaaatagcattttaaaataattgtatttaattgaaaagagaataaatcacaaagtccaaactaatttatttatatatttttagtttttaaattaataacaattattagtttggagtttatttatatagttGGGAtgtataatttgattttttccccaaaaatttattattattttaaagtgaTATGCATACTGTGGGCATTGACGACccacaaattaaataaatataagacaATTATATAACATCTAAAGAAACCATAATTCCATTTTACTAAGCTTCATTTAGTACTTTCTTATtagatattaatattaatatgaaaatagtctcttttgttttcttagcAAAGGATGGAGATAGACATTTGTATTAGCCTAACTAATAATCAATGTGGGTCTAAAAATTGCCTCTTTACAATAAATgagtgaaaaaaatatgtagtttGACCCAGCAatagctatatatatatggattgGCATATGATGAACAATATAATTGAGTTCAAGTCAATGGTCATTTTTAGGCCATAAATGCAGTGTTtgaaagttttcatttttgagaTAGAGAAGAAGATCACATTAATTACTGTACCTTCAGAAATTTTTCATTCGATTGGTTCTTGTTTGATGGCTTCCTATATGAAATCCTTGAGTAGGCACGGTGAAAGGCTAATTGCATGTAGCAATAATCAGTTTTCTCGACCAATCGATATTCGATCAAAGCCTTGGATTTTCGACAtgttggaaaaacaaaatcactaGAAATGATCATTCATAAAGTTAACCCTGAATCATGATCTGCAAAAGCAAATCTCTCAGTAAAGCCTAACAACAATGCACTAGCTTTAAGTGTCTAGTTCTCCTCATCAACATATTCACATCAGAGCAACATGATACACAATAATCATATGATAGAGCAATCCATGATTGCTAAATGAGATcgattcttttaattaataaccaTATCCTAAGTTCTAACAATCAAAAATctcccaaaaaaaagaaaaagaaatgaaaggaaaaagttcAGTGATAATGTTGGTGCATTGGTTGCATCTGAAAAATAGTATAGTAAGGTGCAATTGGAGATTCAATAATGGTTTCTTTCAGCAAGTTCTGTTCCTGTTGCTGAGTTCCATTTGAAGGCATAACCATAAACATGTTACCGTTTGACGAATCAAGAACTTGGTTCAAAGACTCCCAGTCGAATTGCTGGTCGGTGCTGTCAACCATTTTTGACAGCTGATGGAGGTGTGTAGCCATTGCAGCAGGATCTGGGGATGGAGGTCTGTTACTATCTCCTAATGGAGATTTCATATCGGGGAGATTGACGGTCGTGATGTCGTGGATGCTCGATCTTCTCTTATCCTTTCCACCACTTAGCTGTCTAATGAAGTACTTTTGAGCATGACTAGCGACTTGTGTTGGTGTTCTTGTCGTCACGAAATTGCGAGAAATGTTTCTCCAGTCACCTTTACCATATTTTTTAAGACCCATCAGAAATTGCCTGTAGTTGTAAAACAACCCCAAATCAAAAAGCTGAACAGCCATGAGATAACCAACAAAGCACAAACTCAACTGACAAAGACAAGAAACtattggatatatatatatatatatatatatatatatgtatattcaTTTACACAATTTCTTAATCAAGACAGAGCAAGACAAAACACTGAGGGCATGTTTGTGGATAATTATAaaatggtttaattaatttttatttcatgtttaaaattaCTCTAAAACATGTATTGAAACCCTTCAAAATTAAGTGTTAAATTGATTTGGAACGATCAAAGATTTAGAGTTATTTTAACTTGGTAAATGTCCTAAACAGCCCTCTATTCATATAACATTTCATCAAGAAACTAGATAACAATCCTCTAATCATATAACATTTTAGAATCAAGAAACAAGATAACAACAATCTGAATGAAAATTCCCATTCAATGATAACAAAGCAGAGAACGGAGCTAAAACTTACCTGTGTTCCTCTTCTGTCCATGGAAttcctttcttcctttcatGATCGGAAGGTCTAGTAGAGGTTCCTCTCTTAACACCAGAGCCATAGAAATGGCTCAACCCATCAAATCCGTGGCTGCTATCAACTCGTTCCAATGTAAACGAATGACGATTAGCATATCCACGAATTGGAATCAAACCAGCCTCTATATCACTAACATCTTCCTCCAATTCTTGATACTGCTTAATCACATCACCGATGGTTTTGCCGGGAATCATGGCGGCAACTTTAAACCATCGATCGGAAGTATCTTCATCGTACAAAGCCAAAGCATTCTCAAACCGTTTGTTTTCCTCGGGGGTCCATTGGGTTCCTTTAGTTTCTTGAAATAGCCAGTTAGAATTTCGAAGATAGGAAGCTGGAGAAAGAAATTccatagtaaaaaaaaaaaactctcaaaATCCCAAAGAGGAAATGCAGAGCTTTTTAGGTCATGAACGCATTAAAAACAAGAGCATCTGAGAGGAATCAGTGAAGCCTTTTCACTTAGaacagagaaaagaaaattttggggAATCTTGAAAAGacttcttttacttttcagAGCCCTAGGAAGATTCGTGAGAGGACCAAAACAAAACCCTAGAAGCTCAGTTTCAGATCCAATACAACAACAAAACACAATTACAGTAAATCAATAATCCTTCATGGCCATAGTTAAAGCTGGGATTTGAAGAGGATTACAGAGGGtattattttgtatcaaaaaACAGTGAATAGAGGTCGACCCATTAGAGGAAAAGCACGAAGAAGGCAAAATCAATGGGAAAGAAGAAGACCCAgatggaaaaaagaagacCCAAGAGATTTAAAAGGGAGAAATAGTGAAAAATGCAAGGGAAATTCAGGTGTATGAGAATGAGAAAACCCTAGGTGTTGTAGGTAGTGATGGGAGTGAGAATGGATGGGGAAAATTGGGGGTTGAGTTTTTGAGTAGTGTGAGAGGTTGTGTTATGTAAGGAGGAATGAAATGCAGAGAGAATTAAAGAGAGTGAAAATGAAAGGTCAACAGTGTTGAGTTGTAATTGGTGGGTCTGGTGATTGTGGGAGCTGATTCTTCA
This is a stretch of genomic DNA from Cucumis sativus cultivar 9930 chromosome 4, Cucumber_9930_V3, whole genome shotgun sequence. It encodes these proteins:
- the LOC101209227 gene encoding transcription factor DIVARICATA → MEFLSPASYLRNSNWLFQETKGTQWTPEENKRFENALALYDEDTSDRWFKVAAMIPGKTIGDVIKQYQELEEDVSDIEAGLIPIRGYANRHSFTLERVDSSHGFDGLSHFYGSGVKRGTSTRPSDHERKKGIPWTEEEHRQFLMGLKKYGKGDWRNISRNFVTTRTPTQVASHAQKYFIRQLSGGKDKRRSSIHDITTVNLPDMKSPLGDSNRPPSPDPAAMATHLHQLSKMVDSTDQQFDWESLNQVLDSSNGNMFMVMPSNGTQQQEQNLLKETIIESPIAPYYTIFQMQPMHQHYH